The DNA window AACTCCTTAAATTCTTTGTAGCCCTAGAATGAGTTCAGCTTGCACAGTCTGTTTGCAACAGCCGTTATTGCCTTCATTCCCTTCTCTTTCTGAATACTTACCAAATTTTGTACGTTTTTAAAACAGGATTAAAATTTGGATACTTTTAATAACTTTTTTTCTTATTACTAATATCGGACGTTTTTAAAAAAACTTTGATAAAATTTCAAATTATTTACAAAAAGAATTACAGTGATAGTTTTTAAATTTCAATAAGGTTGTTTTCCATAGTCCAAATGCCGCATGGGCAAATCCCCGAGCATATACCGCAGCCGATGCATTTATCAGGATTGCTAATATATTCAAAAGCACCGTCAGAATTTATATTTCTGGTAATAGCCTGCTCAGGGCAAATTTCTTTGCAGTATTCACAATCTCTGCAAAAACCGCAACTCATACAACGATCAGTTTCTTTTTCAGGCTCCATTCCAATAATTTTTTGTGGGTTTATAGGGTTATAGTACTCGTCTTTTATTCGATTTTTCGGAATCATAGGCGATTTCTCGAATTTATCCGGAGGTTGCCCGGAAAGCATTTTATCGATATTAATTGCGACTTTTCTGCCATCCGCAAGCGCGTTAGTAAACAAACCGAGCTTTACAGCATCTCCAAGAACGAATATTTTAGAGTTATTTATTGTTTGCATATATTCGTTAACTTTTATAAGTCCTTTTTCATCAAGATAATCTCTTTCTGTGAATGAAAAATCGGGTCTGTCACCTACAGAAATTATTACTGTATCCGCTTCTAAAGTTCTTCCGTCTTTAAGATGCACTCTTTTATCGGTGATTTTTTCCGTAAAACATGGCCAGAGGATTTTTGCGCCTAACGCCTCGACATGTTTTATTTCTTTATCAAAAGCAGCCGGTTTTTGAATATCTATTGCGGTAACTTCTTTTGCGCCCAGATTGTAAGCACCGATTACAACGTCCATTGCAGCATTTCCTGCTCCAATTACAACAACTTTTTTGCCGATGGGAGGTTTTTCGCCTTTGTTTACGGCTTTCAAGAAATCCAGACCTTTTATAAATCTTTCATGACCTTCAAAAGGAATAACTACAGGGTTATGAGCGCCTATCGCCACAACAACGGCATCATAATCTTTTTCCAGCTTGATGAAAAGCTCTTTATTTACTTTAGTATTTGTTTTTACATTAATTCCTGAGTCAATAATTCTTTGAAGTTCGGTATCCAGAATATTTCTTTCAAGCCTATCTTCAGGAATAACCTGTTTTAGCTTTCCGCCAAAAACAGCATCCTGTTCTAAAATATCTACTTTGTAACCCGATTTTCTTAAATGCCAGGCAGCTCCAAGACCTGCTGCACCTGAACCTATAACAGCAATCTTTTTGTTTTTTTCTTTAACAGAGAAGTTTATTTTGATGTCTTTGGAAAGTTTTCCTAACTCAGCCATTTTTATTGGCTGGTCTATGTATTTTCTGCTGCATTCGTTAATACATAAGTTTGGGCATACTTGTCCGCAAACAGAGGCCGGAAACGGACTGTATTCAAGTACAAGCTCAAGAGCTTTTGAAATTTCTCCTTGCCTGAGAAGAGAAATTCTCTTTTGTGTCGGAATTCCTATAGGGCAGTTGTATTCGCAAGGTGCGCTGTAAAGAGCATTTTTCCATACAGGGTATTTAAGTCTTAAATCCCCTGTTGAAACTAAATCCGAGATTGCATAATCATCTTCAATCAAGTCGCCAAAGATTCCGCCTTCAACCCATTTGCCTAACCTGAATTGTTTTAAAGGCATTAATGATTTAGTTTTGTTTTCTTCATAAGTTTTTGCGACTATTTTGTGCCATTGCGAAGCCGGTGAAGAGAAAGATGAGCTTTGATTCTCATTATTTATTTGAAGCTCTTTGCTTAATTCGTTTATTAATTCCGTCTTGCCTATTTTATTTAGAAAAACAGGAAGTCCTTTAAGTAAAAAATCTTTATCGCCATCGTTTAAGTCCATAAGCCAGACTTGACTGGAAAGGTCTTTTACGTTTCCGCGAACGTATACAGTTCCTCCTACCATACCGACACAGCTTCTGTATCCAAGAACAGAATTCGAGTTTTCACAGCCGTAACCGCAAATTACTGCGGTACCACCGCCCATAAATTCAAAACTGAATGACCCCGTGTTTTTAAGAACCCAGAATTCCGGCGGTGGAAACTTAGGATCGTGTTTCATAAGAGCACCGGAGCGTGTTCCTGTTCTTCCTGCTATATAAATTTTTCCACTGGCGGCGCAGTGTGCTGTTGTGTCGCCACCATCGCCTATCACCGTGATTTCTGCACCGTCATTAAGCCAGCCAACATCGGCAGGAGCAGAGCCTTCGACTAAAATTTCTGTTCCGGTCATTCCCATAGAGCCTACGCGTTGGCCTGGGTTTGTAACTTTAAATTTTAAAGGGTGATTTTCTTTATCCCATAAAGGACCGCCAATATTATGATGCCCTGAGGCGTTAATTTCAAATTCTTTATAGCCTTCTTCAAGTTTATTATATAATTCCTGTAATAACTGTTGCGTAGATATTCTCTGTCCGTCAACAATACCATTTATTACAGCTATTTTATCCGTTTTTATGTTCTGTTCAGGCACGATTTGTTTCCTTGATGCAATGTAATAATTGTTAAAGCTCAACCAGTAAACACAGATATTATAATACAAATTAAGTTAAATAAATATTTTTTAAATTATTAAGAAATATTAAAATAAAATATTTCCAATAATAACAGGTTTGTATTT is part of the bacterium genome and encodes:
- a CDS encoding FAD-dependent oxidoreductase, with product MPEQNIKTDKIAVINGIVDGQRISTQQLLQELYNKLEEGYKEFEINASGHHNIGGPLWDKENHPLKFKVTNPGQRVGSMGMTGTEILVEGSAPADVGWLNDGAEITVIGDGGDTTAHCAASGKIYIAGRTGTRSGALMKHDPKFPPPEFWVLKNTGSFSFEFMGGGTAVICGYGCENSNSVLGYRSCVGMVGGTVYVRGNVKDLSSQVWLMDLNDGDKDFLLKGLPVFLNKIGKTELINELSKELQINNENQSSSFSSPASQWHKIVAKTYEENKTKSLMPLKQFRLGKWVEGGIFGDLIEDDYAISDLVSTGDLRLKYPVWKNALYSAPCEYNCPIGIPTQKRISLLRQGEISKALELVLEYSPFPASVCGQVCPNLCINECSRKYIDQPIKMAELGKLSKDIKINFSVKEKNKKIAVIGSGAAGLGAAWHLRKSGYKVDILEQDAVFGGKLKQVIPEDRLERNILDTELQRIIDSGINVKTNTKVNKELFIKLEKDYDAVVVAIGAHNPVVIPFEGHERFIKGLDFLKAVNKGEKPPIGKKVVVIGAGNAAMDVVIGAYNLGAKEVTAIDIQKPAAFDKEIKHVEALGAKILWPCFTEKITDKRVHLKDGRTLEADTVIISVGDRPDFSFTERDYLDEKGLIKVNEYMQTINNSKIFVLGDAVKLGLFTNALADGRKVAINIDKMLSGQPPDKFEKSPMIPKNRIKDEYYNPINPQKIIGMEPEKETDRCMSCGFCRDCEYCKEICPEQAITRNINSDGAFEYISNPDKCIGCGICSGICPCGIWTMENNLIEI